One Acanthochromis polyacanthus isolate Apoly-LR-REF ecotype Palm Island chromosome 6, KAUST_Apoly_ChrSc, whole genome shotgun sequence DNA segment encodes these proteins:
- the uxt gene encoding protein UXT, with protein sequence MSPPADANANANVGQKVVQYENFINEVLKRDLQKVLEQRDIVYEKISQYLQLKNTIQSLQEAESRRLKTDVDLGCNFYVQAEVDDSSRIFVAVGFGFFVEMTHDEALRFIDKKTSQLTAFTEQLTKHSAKIKANIRMVLEGLRELQGLSDVPESRTTDVF encoded by the exons ATGTCTCCACCTgctgatgctaatgctaatgctaacgtGGGACAGAAGGTGGTTCAGTACGAAAACTTCATCAACGAAGTTCTGAAGAGAGATTTACA GAAGGTGTTGGAGCAGAGAGACATCGTTTATGAGAAGATCTCTCAGTACCTGCAGCTAAAAAACACCATCCAGAGTCTGCAG gaggCGGAGTCTCGGCGGCTGAAGACAGACGTGGATCTGGGTTGTAATTTCTACGTTCAGGCTGAAGT CGACGACTCGTCCAGAATCTTTGTTGCCGTCGGTTTCGGTTTCTTCGTGGAGATGACGCACGATGAAGCTCTGAGGTTCATCGACAAGAAGACGAGTCAGCTCACAGC ctttACAGAGCAGCTCACCAAACACTCcgccaaaataaaagccaacaTCCGCATGGTGCTTGAG GGTCTGAGGGAGCTCCAGGGCCTCAGCGACGTGCCGGAGAGCCGAACCACAGACGTTTTCTAG
- the elk1 gene encoding ETS domain-containing protein Elk-1 isoform X1, translating to METNPLINAMDPSITLWQFLLHLLEDQRQRHLISWTGEDGEFKLLDAEEVARLWGLRKNKHNMNYDKLSRALRYYYDKNIIKKVSGQKFVYKFVSQPDPSLPDGVRCMEEGQRRDITDPNGQSKGLGGVASTCPSKGLPQQRSSPSSSQKSSRNDYMKSGLYSTFTIQSLQTSPNPRPVKSELLLQQDPAPKVDRTPREVCVLSDSKSSPSVGGAVDSSLQVIVTQTSPCPTPALSPQIPASTASQSQNPPAAPLTDPPQIYLTNVGDPSSLTPLIPLGPVGGTVSPVPPPPHVSMGPQGPQQEDCGPAGFPPHPHSAPHPTHPHPVFVIINPPPSQQQQNVAPPPPVAPPTRPPPPPIVIKEESLPSEEELLEMVTLEGKQVEEVPQLICGSGEPEAPLTVVENLPPPCMEPREGVQQQAEEEGGEGEVKDALTDPVLPPVTSSSVVTPPVTSTSDAVPPKPKKPRGLELPSSPSLPPGLSLDKVNAAVNSLLAPGSATNTLTPTVITSHALTPVLLTPSPLPSTIHFWSTLSPIAPRSPAKLSFQFPSNGSNQIHIPALSVDGLSTPVVLSPGPQKP from the exons ATGGAGACGAACCCCCTGATCAACG CCATGGACCCGTCCATCACGCTGTGGCAGttcctgcttcatctgctggaGGACCAGCGGCAGCGACACCTAATCTCCTGGACAGGTGAGGACGGAGAGTTCAAGCTCCTGGATGCCGAGGAGGTGGCTCGACTGTGGGGCCTCCGCAAGAACAAGCACAACATGAACTATGACAAGCTGAGCCGGGCCCTCCGATACTACTACGACAAG AACATCATAAAGAAAGTGAGCGGCCAGAAGTTCGTCTACAAGTTTGTGAGCCAACCCGACCCGTCGCTACCTGACGGAGTTCGCTGTATGGAGGAGGGTCAGAGGAGGGACATCACCGACCCAAACGGCCAATCAAAAGGCCTCGGGGGCGTGGCCTCAACCTGTCCTTCAAAGGGCTTACCACAG CAGCGCTCGTCACCCAGCAGCTCCCAGAAGAGCTCCAGAAACGACTACATGAAGTCCGGCCTCTACTCCACCTTCACCATCCAATCACTGCAGACTTCACCCAACCCGCGGCCAGTCAAGTCGGAGCTCCTGCTGCAGCAAGACCCCGCCCCCAAGGTCGATCGCACGCCCAGAGAG gtgTGTGTCCTCTCAGACTCTAAATCCTCTCCATCGGTGGGCGGAGCCGTCGACTCTTCCCTCCAGGTGATCGTCACTCAGACGTCTCCGTGTCCGACTCCAGCTCTCAGCCCACAGATACCTGCCAGCACcgccagccaatcacag AatcctccagctgctcctctcACCGACCCTCCCCAGATTTACCTCACCAACGTCGGGGACCCGTCCTCCCTCACGCCCCTGATACCCCTGGGTCCCGTTGGGGGGACGGTGAGCCccgtccctcctcctcctcacgtcTCCATGGGCCCCCAGGGGCCTCAGCAGGAAGACTGTGGCCCCGCCGGCTTCCCCCCTCACCCCCACAGCGCTCCTCACCCGACTCACCCCCACCCGGTGTTCGTCATCATCAACCCTCCTccctctcagcagcagcagaacgtggctcctcctcctcctgtagcTCCTCCCACcagacctcctcctccccccatcGTGATCAAGGAGGAGAGCCTGCCGtcggaggaggagctgctggagatgGTGACCCTGGAGGGGAagcaggtggaggag gtTCCTCAGCTGATCTGTGGGTCCGGAGAACCAGAAGCTCCCCTCACCGTGGTGGAGAACCTGCCTCCTCCCTGCATGGAGCCCAGGGAAGGAGTCCAGCAGCAGGCCGAGGAGGAAGGAGGCGAGGGGGAGGTGAAGGACGCGCTAACCG ATCCCGTCCTCCCTCCGGTCACGTCCTCGTCAGTGGTGACTCCTCCGGTGACCTCAACGTCAGACGCTGTTCCTCCCAAACCAAAGAAGCCTCGGGGCCTGGAGCTTCCCTCCTCGCCGTCGCTCCCCCCCGGCCTCTCCCTGGATAAG GTGAATGCAGCCGTTAACAGCTTATTGGCTCCTGGATCGGCGACCAACACGCTCACGCCAACCGTCATCACCTCCCACGCTCTG ACTCCGGTCCTGTTGACTCCCAGTCCTCTTCCCTCCACTATCCACTTCTGGAGCACGCTCAGTCCCATCGCTCCCCGATCCCCAGCCAAACTCTCATTCCAG
- the elk1 gene encoding ETS domain-containing protein Elk-1 isoform X2, with protein sequence METNPLINAMDPSITLWQFLLHLLEDQRQRHLISWTGEDGEFKLLDAEEVARLWGLRKNKHNMNYDKLSRALRYYYDKNIIKKVSGQKFVYKFVSQPDPSLPDGVRCMEEGQRRDITDPNGQSKGLGGVASTCPSKGLPQRSSPSSSQKSSRNDYMKSGLYSTFTIQSLQTSPNPRPVKSELLLQQDPAPKVDRTPREVCVLSDSKSSPSVGGAVDSSLQVIVTQTSPCPTPALSPQIPASTASQSQNPPAAPLTDPPQIYLTNVGDPSSLTPLIPLGPVGGTVSPVPPPPHVSMGPQGPQQEDCGPAGFPPHPHSAPHPTHPHPVFVIINPPPSQQQQNVAPPPPVAPPTRPPPPPIVIKEESLPSEEELLEMVTLEGKQVEEVPQLICGSGEPEAPLTVVENLPPPCMEPREGVQQQAEEEGGEGEVKDALTDPVLPPVTSSSVVTPPVTSTSDAVPPKPKKPRGLELPSSPSLPPGLSLDKVNAAVNSLLAPGSATNTLTPTVITSHALTPVLLTPSPLPSTIHFWSTLSPIAPRSPAKLSFQFPSNGSNQIHIPALSVDGLSTPVVLSPGPQKP encoded by the exons ATGGAGACGAACCCCCTGATCAACG CCATGGACCCGTCCATCACGCTGTGGCAGttcctgcttcatctgctggaGGACCAGCGGCAGCGACACCTAATCTCCTGGACAGGTGAGGACGGAGAGTTCAAGCTCCTGGATGCCGAGGAGGTGGCTCGACTGTGGGGCCTCCGCAAGAACAAGCACAACATGAACTATGACAAGCTGAGCCGGGCCCTCCGATACTACTACGACAAG AACATCATAAAGAAAGTGAGCGGCCAGAAGTTCGTCTACAAGTTTGTGAGCCAACCCGACCCGTCGCTACCTGACGGAGTTCGCTGTATGGAGGAGGGTCAGAGGAGGGACATCACCGACCCAAACGGCCAATCAAAAGGCCTCGGGGGCGTGGCCTCAACCTGTCCTTCAAAGGGCTTACCACAG CGCTCGTCACCCAGCAGCTCCCAGAAGAGCTCCAGAAACGACTACATGAAGTCCGGCCTCTACTCCACCTTCACCATCCAATCACTGCAGACTTCACCCAACCCGCGGCCAGTCAAGTCGGAGCTCCTGCTGCAGCAAGACCCCGCCCCCAAGGTCGATCGCACGCCCAGAGAG gtgTGTGTCCTCTCAGACTCTAAATCCTCTCCATCGGTGGGCGGAGCCGTCGACTCTTCCCTCCAGGTGATCGTCACTCAGACGTCTCCGTGTCCGACTCCAGCTCTCAGCCCACAGATACCTGCCAGCACcgccagccaatcacag AatcctccagctgctcctctcACCGACCCTCCCCAGATTTACCTCACCAACGTCGGGGACCCGTCCTCCCTCACGCCCCTGATACCCCTGGGTCCCGTTGGGGGGACGGTGAGCCccgtccctcctcctcctcacgtcTCCATGGGCCCCCAGGGGCCTCAGCAGGAAGACTGTGGCCCCGCCGGCTTCCCCCCTCACCCCCACAGCGCTCCTCACCCGACTCACCCCCACCCGGTGTTCGTCATCATCAACCCTCCTccctctcagcagcagcagaacgtggctcctcctcctcctgtagcTCCTCCCACcagacctcctcctccccccatcGTGATCAAGGAGGAGAGCCTGCCGtcggaggaggagctgctggagatgGTGACCCTGGAGGGGAagcaggtggaggag gtTCCTCAGCTGATCTGTGGGTCCGGAGAACCAGAAGCTCCCCTCACCGTGGTGGAGAACCTGCCTCCTCCCTGCATGGAGCCCAGGGAAGGAGTCCAGCAGCAGGCCGAGGAGGAAGGAGGCGAGGGGGAGGTGAAGGACGCGCTAACCG ATCCCGTCCTCCCTCCGGTCACGTCCTCGTCAGTGGTGACTCCTCCGGTGACCTCAACGTCAGACGCTGTTCCTCCCAAACCAAAGAAGCCTCGGGGCCTGGAGCTTCCCTCCTCGCCGTCGCTCCCCCCCGGCCTCTCCCTGGATAAG GTGAATGCAGCCGTTAACAGCTTATTGGCTCCTGGATCGGCGACCAACACGCTCACGCCAACCGTCATCACCTCCCACGCTCTG ACTCCGGTCCTGTTGACTCCCAGTCCTCTTCCCTCCACTATCCACTTCTGGAGCACGCTCAGTCCCATCGCTCCCCGATCCCCAGCCAAACTCTCATTCCAG